The Paenibacillus polymyxa M1 DNA segment TCCACTCTGTCCTTCACCAGTTGCGTATATTGCTGTTCCATTTGGACAGCTCCGGCGGCATCCAGTTCTTTAATCATGTTGTCGTATATCGTATCAAAATTGGAAGCTGGTGCTAATATCGCTTCCGGTATCCGTTTGCGGATAATGTCTGTCGTTTTTTTGAATGTAACGTTATAGTTGGATTCATTGTCTGTCGTTATGTTATAGGCCGCGCCCCAAGGCTTCACATCAAATTCTTCTTTGTCTGGAAACAGTTCCTTCCACGTTTTTACGCCATACGCTTTAAGTGATTCTTTCTCCGGCTTCGAATAAGCTGCGATAATTTGTTCCGGGAATTTGGCAGTGTAGTAGTTCCCCGTAGGGTCTTTCACTCCGTCACCATAGTGTCCGCTCATTAATGTGTACAAGTCTATTCCAGTGGATTTATTGAAGCTGGTTGTATTGTTCGTTTTTTGATCTAGCACATCCGGAGGAATGACGCGTTTGCCGTCTTTGATTTCATAATGCTTACCCTCGATTCCCCAGTTCACTAGCACCTGTCCTTCATCAGAAGCTAAATAATCCAGGAATTTAATAGCCCGCACCGGGTCCTTGCAACTTTCCGTAATACCTACACCATAACCGGACGCAAAGCCTGTATCCTGAAAGGAACGATCCTTATATTCCTCCGAAAGTGTAACTGGAAAATGTGCATAGCTGGCATCAGACTTACCTGAAGCTTTTAATGCATTTTCGGCATCCTGATAACCCCACTCTTGGTCGATCAGACCCAGGACACGGCCGCTGGCAATTTTGGATTTGTATTGGTCACTTTTTTGTACAAACGAATCTTTATCGAGCAGCCCTTCATTGTACATGTGGTTCAACCAACGGAAATATTCCTTTTCTTCCGGACGTTTGTAATGAAGCTTGGCTTCAAATGTTTTGGGATCAATAAAATATTCACCATCATCCGGCGCTCCAGTCGTCTGGAAGGCAGGGTTCGTTACGGTAATCATAATTCTCCAGTCGTCCGCATCCAGCGTGAGAGGGATCGTTTTTTTGCCATTGATCGTCGGATGCTTGGCTGTATAGGTTTTGAGTACGTTTTCAAAATCCTGTAAGGTTCTTACCTTGGGATATCCCAGCTCCTTAAGCACCTTATGCTGAATTTCAAATCCTCCCGTCGCATCAAAACTCTCCTGTCCAACACCTGCATACGTAGGAATAACATAGATAGCTTGATCTTTATTGCTGTATTTCAGCCGATCCATATAGGGACCGTAGAGCTTTTTGAGGTTAGGCGCGTGATCGTTAATCAGATCAGTCAGATCAATCATGGCCCCGGCATCCACAAGCTTGTTAATATTTGCTTTAGGAGAGACCAGGTCTGGGTATTCACCACTTGCTGCCATCAAAGCAATTCGGTCATCTCCACCTCCGCCGCTGACATCAAATTCCGCATTCAAAGTTACACCTGTTTTCTTGGTGATTTCCTTGCCTATTTCATCTTTCATTCCATTCCATTGCGGGCTTGTATCTGCTCCGAAGAAGCTAAACGTAATCGGATCTGTGCCGCTGGATGAGCCTTCCTTCGCTGCTTTATCGCTTCCACCGCAACCTGCGAGTGCTGCAAGAGATACGGCGAGCAAGGGAATCAGTGCAAATCTGGACCAGTGTTTTTTCATGTTCAAGACCTCCTGCATTTGTAGGATTTTACCGTTGTGAATGGACTGTAACGATTTGATTGTTATGATTTAACAGCTCCCAGTGTCATACCGCCTACAAAATACTTTTGTAGGAATGGATATACGAGCAAAATAGGAAGCGTGACGGTAATCGTGATTGCCATTTTAATCGACTCTGGCGAAATTTGAGCCATTTGCTTAGCCATATCGTTGTTATTCGCCATATTGGCGCCGCCTTGCTGCGTACTTTGCAGTATCTTCATCAGCTCAAATTGCAGCGTTGTCCATTGTGCGGCGGTTCCGTTGTACAAGTACGTATCAAACCATGCGTTCCATTGATTTACCGCTAAAAAAAGAGCAATTGTCGCCAGTACAGGCTTGCACAGCGGTAGAATAACCTTCCAATATATTGTAAAGTCATTTGCTCCATCCAGCTTGGCAGACTCCTGTAACGCATATGGCAAACCATCCATAAAGGAACGAATGACAAAAACGTTAAATGCGCTGATCAGCCCCGGAAAAATATACACCCAGAACGAGCCCAGCAAATGCAAATCACGCATCAAAATAAACACAGGCACCATCCCGCCGGAAAAATACATCGTCAACGCCAGAAACGTGGATATGAACTTGCGCGCGCGGAAATCGACCCGACTCAGCGTAAATGCAAGCATAGAAGCACAGATGAGTCCCAGCAGTGTTCCAACCACTGTACGTAAAATGGATACCTGCAGACCCCGAAGCAGGCCATCGTATTGGAAAATCGTTTTGTAATTTTCGAGTGTAAACTGGCGCGGCCATATATAAATACCGCCACGCACCGTATCCGTCGAATTGTTCAGGGAAATTGCCAGTACGTTCAGAAACGGGTACAGCGTCAACACCACGATCAGAGCCATGAGGATATAGTTGAACAAGTCAAACAGCTTTTCTGACCGTGTAGCGTTAAATGCCTTATTCGTCATTTCGCTTCTCCCTCCCTACATGATGCTTTCTTTGGTCAGTTTTTTGAATATACCGTTCGCTGTAAACAACAATAGAATGCTAACCAGCGAGTTGAAAATGCCTATTGCCGTCCCGTAAGAGAAACGGCCCAGATTAATCCCGTAATTCAGTGCATACAAATCCAGCACTTCCGAATAATCCGTTACGAGAC contains these protein-coding regions:
- a CDS encoding ABC transporter substrate-binding protein, whose amino-acid sequence is MKKHWSRFALIPLLAVSLAALAGCGGSDKAAKEGSSSGTDPITFSFFGADTSPQWNGMKDEIGKEITKKTGVTLNAEFDVSGGGGDDRIALMAASGEYPDLVSPKANINKLVDAGAMIDLTDLINDHAPNLKKLYGPYMDRLKYSNKDQAIYVIPTYAGVGQESFDATGGFEIQHKVLKELGYPKVRTLQDFENVLKTYTAKHPTINGKKTIPLTLDADDWRIMITVTNPAFQTTGAPDDGEYFIDPKTFEAKLHYKRPEEKEYFRWLNHMYNEGLLDKDSFVQKSDQYKSKIASGRVLGLIDQEWGYQDAENALKASGKSDASYAHFPVTLSEEYKDRSFQDTGFASGYGVGITESCKDPVRAIKFLDYLASDEGQVLVNWGIEGKHYEIKDGKRVIPPDVLDQKTNNTTSFNKSTGIDLYTLMSGHYGDGVKDPTGNYYTAKFPEQIIAAYSKPEKESLKAYGVKTWKELFPDKEEFDVKPWGAAYNITTDNESNYNVTFKKTTDIIRKRIPEAILAPASNFDTIYDNMIKELDAAGAVQMEQQYTQLVKDRVELWSGKASK
- a CDS encoding carbohydrate ABC transporter permease, translated to MTNKAFNATRSEKLFDLFNYILMALIVVLTLYPFLNVLAISLNNSTDTVRGGIYIWPRQFTLENYKTIFQYDGLLRGLQVSILRTVVGTLLGLICASMLAFTLSRVDFRARKFISTFLALTMYFSGGMVPVFILMRDLHLLGSFWVYIFPGLISAFNVFVIRSFMDGLPYALQESAKLDGANDFTIYWKVILPLCKPVLATIALFLAVNQWNAWFDTYLYNGTAAQWTTLQFELMKILQSTQQGGANMANNNDMAKQMAQISPESIKMAITITVTLPILLVYPFLQKYFVGGMTLGAVKS